The Crocinitomicaceae bacterium genome includes a region encoding these proteins:
- the trmB gene encoding tRNA (guanosine(46)-N7)-methyltransferase TrmB gives MSAKKKLQRFAEVKKMPCVFEPSMDDCFHRTYYMKGKWRSDYFKNEHPLILELGCGKGEYSVGLGKQFPEHNYIGVDIKGARIWYGAKEVTESNMHNVAFLRTRIDFIDAFFDQREVDEIWLTFSDPQPQKPNKRLSSKHFVELYRKFLKPGGIIHLKTDSDLLFESTLDQISENGYKLLESTWDLYGRPSADYDEQTRKILHIKTYYEQLFSSRGHLIKYCKFQID, from the coding sequence ATGAGTGCAAAAAAAAAACTCCAGCGATTTGCTGAAGTGAAAAAAATGCCCTGCGTTTTTGAACCTTCCATGGATGATTGTTTTCATCGCACCTATTATATGAAGGGAAAATGGAGATCAGATTATTTTAAAAATGAGCATCCTCTTATTTTGGAATTAGGTTGTGGCAAGGGAGAATATTCAGTTGGTTTGGGAAAACAATTTCCTGAACATAATTACATTGGTGTTGATATCAAAGGCGCACGCATTTGGTACGGCGCAAAGGAAGTGACAGAAAGCAATATGCACAATGTTGCTTTTTTGCGCACGCGAATTGATTTTATTGATGCTTTTTTTGATCAGCGTGAAGTGGATGAAATCTGGCTGACATTTTCTGATCCGCAACCTCAAAAACCAAACAAGCGATTAAGTTCAAAACACTTTGTTGAATTGTATCGCAAGTTTTTAAAACCCGGCGGCATCATTCATCTCAAAACAGATAGTGATTTATTATTTGAATCAACGCTTGATCAAATTTCAGAAAACGGATACAAATTACTGGAGAGCACCTGGGACTTGTATGGTAGGCCATCAGCAGATTATGACGAGCAAACACGCAAAATTTTACATATCAAAACCTATTATGAACAACTTTTTTCATCTCGAGGGCATTTGATTAAGTATTGTAAGTTTCAGATAGACTGA
- a CDS encoding MGMT family protein — MDSKKDFFQDVYQVVRLIPFGRVTSYGAIAKYLGAAKSSRLVGYAMNGSHHLQNPVPAHRVVNRNGMLTGKFHFDSPEAMEKALEKEGVVVKNDQVINLKDVFWDPSCELNL; from the coding sequence ATGGATTCAAAAAAAGATTTCTTTCAAGACGTCTACCAAGTAGTTCGTCTAATTCCTTTTGGCAGAGTTACATCTTACGGGGCTATTGCTAAATATCTTGGCGCAGCTAAATCAAGTCGGCTTGTGGGGTACGCTATGAATGGTTCACATCATTTACAAAATCCGGTGCCGGCGCATCGGGTGGTAAACCGCAACGGAATGCTCACCGGTAAATTTCATTTTGATTCGCCTGAGGCTATGGAAAAGGCGTTGGAAAAAGAAGGAGTCGTGGTAAAAAATGATCAAGTAATAAATCTCAAGGATGTATTCTGGGATCCTAGTTGTGAATTGAATCTATAA
- the serS gene encoding serine--tRNA ligase — protein sequence MLEIARIREEKDQVIEGLKKRNIDFTEKINAIHATDAAWRETKKELDDIAADSNRIAKEIGQLFKEGKQAEASAAKEKTALLKEREKTAREREAQLADELQKKLYEVPNVPCAKVPSGKSAEDNEVAATGGIMPTLSSDALPHWDLAKKYNLIDFEMGVKVTGAGFPFYYGKGARLQRALINFFLDQAREAGYLEVIPPHVVNQDSGYGTGQLPDKEGQMYHCTVDDFYLIPTAEVPLTNMYRDVLLQENELPICVTGYTPCFRREAGSYGKDVRGLNRLHQFDKVEIVRIEHPSKSYETLDAMVKYVEGLLQKLELPYRVLRLCGGDMGFTSALTYDLEVYSAAQQKWLEVSSVSNFETYQANRLKLRYKDKDGKNKLAHTLNGSALALPRIVAALLENNQDENGIRIPAALIPYTGFERI from the coding sequence ATGTTAGAAATAGCGCGCATCAGAGAAGAAAAAGATCAGGTCATTGAAGGTCTGAAAAAAAGAAATATTGATTTTACTGAAAAAATAAATGCCATTCATGCCACCGATGCAGCATGGCGTGAAACGAAGAAAGAGTTGGATGATATAGCAGCAGATTCAAACCGCATTGCTAAAGAAATAGGTCAACTTTTTAAAGAAGGTAAACAAGCTGAGGCAAGTGCAGCAAAAGAAAAAACAGCTTTACTAAAAGAGCGCGAGAAAACTGCTCGTGAAAGAGAAGCGCAACTGGCTGATGAACTACAAAAAAAATTGTATGAAGTTCCAAACGTACCTTGCGCAAAAGTTCCTAGCGGCAAATCAGCTGAAGACAATGAAGTAGCCGCAACCGGTGGTATTATGCCAACACTGTCGTCAGATGCTTTACCTCATTGGGATTTGGCAAAAAAATACAACCTCATTGATTTTGAAATGGGCGTAAAAGTAACCGGTGCCGGTTTTCCGTTTTATTATGGAAAAGGTGCTCGATTACAACGTGCGTTGATTAATTTCTTTCTTGACCAAGCGCGTGAAGCAGGTTATCTTGAGGTAATTCCGCCTCATGTGGTGAATCAAGACTCAGGTTATGGCACAGGTCAGTTGCCTGATAAAGAAGGGCAGATGTATCATTGCACTGTAGACGATTTTTATCTCATTCCAACTGCTGAAGTGCCACTGACTAATATGTACAGAGATGTGTTGTTGCAGGAAAATGAATTGCCCATTTGTGTGACAGGTTATACACCATGCTTCAGACGTGAGGCAGGCTCGTATGGAAAAGATGTACGTGGCTTGAATCGTCTGCACCAATTTGATAAAGTTGAAATTGTCAGAATTGAACATCCTTCAAAATCTTATGAAACTTTAGATGCTATGGTGAAATACGTGGAAGGACTTTTACAAAAACTTGAATTGCCTTACCGTGTGTTGCGTTTATGTGGAGGCGATATGGGTTTCACATCTGCACTCACGTATGATCTTGAAGTATATTCTGCAGCGCAGCAAAAATGGCTTGAAGTAAGTTCTGTTTCAAATTTTGAAACCTATCAGGCAAATCGTCTGAAGTTAAGGTATAAAGATAAAGATGGTAAAAATAAACTGGCACATACTTTGAATGGTTCTGCTTTGGCACTGCCACGCATTGTTGCAGCGCTGCTTGAAAATAATCAGGATGAAAACGGAATTCGTATTCCGGCTGCACTGATTCCGTACACCGGTTTTGAACGCATTTAA
- a CDS encoding tetratricopeptide repeat protein: MVIRCLKLIFLFQVFCLPLNADAQPVDNDAKLAAYYYDKGEFAKAEIYYEKLHKQYKSKTYFERYFMCLFYQQKFDDCEDLVEKQIKRDPYDIDAKFLLAMVYEETDRQKDADAIYQKLIDDLEAVQTRVEYLGTAFRQRGKLEYALQTYLKGKEMLKKGYAFQLELADIYSQMNEPAKMIEEYLNLLDYSPSYLKTVQTYLTRAIDFTEEPAKVEMLRIELLERVQTYPDADHYSEMMIWFYLQKKEFSGAVIQAKAYDKRKGLNGKKVYEVAQICQYNKAYDAAVKAYQYIVELGKTNPYYSLAIEGGLKIEFILLTDKANYTDAELEALALRYEEALTNLGKSQQTLGLMIQLAKIYAFYLNQPVQAERVIKEALALPLNPKQKAELKVLLGDIYVVSNRIWDASLLYMQVEKDFSEDIIGHEAKFKNACVFYYDGEFEYAKAQLDVLKASTSKLIANDAMQLSLLLQDNLGIDTTRAPVQIFAHADLFIQQHKYDSALFMLDSLTRQYPFHNLADEVLFRKGEIMEKQHNWTAAIEYYIEVYEAYGHDILADDAVIRIARIYDFKLEDKTKAAEFYRKILFEFTASIHGAEARERYTEIQQAQ; encoded by the coding sequence ATGGTGATACGATGCCTTAAGCTCATTTTCTTGTTTCAGGTTTTTTGTCTGCCACTTAATGCAGATGCACAGCCCGTAGACAATGATGCAAAACTGGCTGCGTATTATTATGATAAAGGTGAATTTGCCAAGGCAGAGATTTATTACGAAAAACTTCATAAGCAATACAAATCAAAAACCTATTTTGAGCGGTATTTCATGTGTCTGTTCTATCAACAAAAATTTGATGATTGTGAAGATCTGGTAGAGAAGCAAATTAAACGTGACCCCTATGATATAGATGCAAAATTTTTGCTTGCCATGGTTTATGAAGAAACAGATAGGCAAAAAGATGCAGATGCAATCTATCAAAAATTAATTGATGATCTTGAAGCCGTTCAAACGAGAGTTGAATATTTAGGAACAGCATTCAGACAGCGCGGTAAACTTGAATACGCATTACAAACCTATCTGAAGGGTAAAGAAATGCTAAAAAAAGGTTACGCTTTTCAGTTAGAGCTTGCTGACATTTATAGCCAAATGAATGAGCCGGCAAAAATGATTGAAGAGTATTTGAATTTGCTTGATTACAGCCCGAGCTATTTGAAAACAGTACAAACTTATTTAACGCGCGCAATTGATTTTACTGAAGAACCTGCAAAGGTTGAAATGTTGCGCATTGAATTGCTTGAGCGTGTTCAAACGTATCCTGATGCTGATCATTACAGTGAAATGATGATTTGGTTTTATTTGCAGAAAAAAGAATTTTCAGGCGCTGTTATTCAGGCTAAAGCCTATGATAAAAGAAAAGGCCTGAACGGTAAAAAAGTTTATGAAGTTGCACAAATTTGTCAGTATAATAAAGCGTATGATGCTGCTGTGAAAGCTTATCAATACATTGTTGAATTGGGCAAAACAAATCCGTATTACAGTCTGGCCATTGAAGGCGGACTTAAAATTGAATTCATTTTATTAACTGATAAGGCAAATTATACTGATGCAGAATTAGAAGCATTGGCATTGCGTTATGAAGAAGCGTTGACCAACCTTGGAAAATCACAACAAACGCTTGGCTTAATGATTCAGTTGGCAAAAATTTATGCCTTTTATCTCAACCAGCCTGTGCAAGCTGAGCGCGTTATAAAAGAGGCTTTGGCATTACCGCTCAATCCAAAACAAAAAGCTGAATTGAAAGTTTTATTGGGTGATATTTATGTTGTAAGCAATAGAATATGGGATGCATCATTATTGTACATGCAAGTTGAAAAAGATTTTTCTGAAGACATAATCGGACATGAAGCAAAGTTTAAAAATGCATGCGTTTTTTATTATGACGGTGAATTTGAATACGCCAAAGCTCAATTAGATGTTCTTAAGGCATCAACCAGTAAATTAATTGCCAATGACGCTATGCAGTTGTCACTTTTATTGCAAGATAATTTAGGTATTGATACCACGCGTGCACCTGTTCAGATTTTTGCACACGCTGATTTATTTATTCAACAACATAAATATGATTCTGCTCTGTTTATGTTGGACTCATTGACCAGACAATATCCTTTTCATAATCTTGCTGATGAAGTACTTTTCAGAAAAGGGGAGATCATGGAAAAACAACATAACTGGACAGCAGCAATAGAATATTATATTGAAGTGTATGAAGCCTACGGTCATGATATTCTTGCTGATGATGCCGTTATACGCATTGCGCGCATCTATGATTTTAAATTAGAAGA